The following proteins are encoded in a genomic region of Triticum dicoccoides isolate Atlit2015 ecotype Zavitan chromosome 1B, WEW_v2.0, whole genome shotgun sequence:
- the LOC119350742 gene encoding LOW QUALITY PROTEIN: probable serine/threonine-protein kinase PBL7 (The sequence of the model RefSeq protein was modified relative to this genomic sequence to represent the inferred CDS: deleted 2 bases in 1 codon; substituted 1 base at 1 genomic stop codon): MAAFSLASCLGLEARKKAAPPSADLRSRTAARTFTFDELAAATRSFKDGFRIVREASLYKGYLRSVNQVVAIKLQHAVDPSRTSSEQLNREFLARVMTLSALRHPNVVNLVGFCADGHHRILVHEYMPLGSLQNHLHDRSPGKALLDWNTRMNIVDGVAKGLEYLHHKGVVYHKPISCSDILLGDGYHPKLSQYGLADLDRLVAEDEEELCIDFTRTATIAPETAFTRKATMESNVYSFGGVLLELITGRRPVDPAQAIAEDRNLVIWATRLMKDRSQLVRWMADPALQDVSVHGFAXGTESCFHVHPPTAGHEIPHQRCRRGSVSPCRPR; the protein is encoded by the exons ATGGCTGCTTTCAGCCTAGCGAGCTGCCTGGGGCTGGAGGCAAGGAAGAAGGCAGCACCTCCCTCGGCCGATCTGCGCAGCCGCACCGCGGCACGAACCTTCACCTtcgacgagctcgcggcggcgaccAGGAGCTTCAAAGACGGCTTCCGCATCGTTCGGGAGGCGAGTCTCTACAAAGGCTACCTCAGGAGCGTCAATCAG GTCGTTGCTATAAAGCTGCAGCATGCCGTTGATCCCAGTCGAACATCATCGGAGCAACTCAACAGGGAGTTTCTTGCCCGTGTCATGACGCTTAGCGCGCTGCGCCACCCCAATGTCGTCAACCTTGTTGGCTTCTGCGCGGACGGGCATCACAGGATCTTGGTTCACGAGTACATGCCATTGGGCTCTCTCCAAAATCACCTCCATG ACCGGTCTCCGGGCAAAGCACTGCTAGACTGGAACACAAGGATGAACATAGTTGACGGCGTGGCCAAGGGTTTGGAGTATCTGCACCACAAAGGTGTGGTATACCACAAACCCATCAGTTGCTCGGACATCTTGCTCGGAGATGGCTACCACCCAAAGCTGTCCCAGTATGGACTGGCAGACCTTGATCGGCTAGTTGCGGAGGATGAGGAGGAATTGTGTATTGATTTCACTAGAACCGCTACTATTGCCCCCGAGACAGCATTTACCAGGAAGGCGACCATGGAGTCGAACGTGTACAGCTTTGGCGGCGTGCTGCTGGAGTTGATCACAGGGAGGAGGCCCGTCGACCCCGCCCAGGCCATCGCTGAGGATCGCAACCTTGTCATATGG GCGACGCGGTTGATGAAGGACAGGAGCCAGTTAGTCCGCTGGATGGCAGACCCGGCACTGCAGGAC GTATCCGTCCATGGATTTGCATGAGGCACTGAAAGTTGCTTCCATGTGCATCCACCAACAGCCGGCCATGAGATCCCCCATCAGCGCTGTCGCCGCGGCTCTGTCTCGCCTTGCCGCCCACGATGA